AGCAGCGTCTGCACGGCCTCGGCCCCGAAGGCGTCGCCCCCGGCGTAGCCCGAGTTGACCAGGCTGTAGGCCTCGTCGACGAACAGCACCCCGCCCAGCGCCCGGTCCACCAGCTCGTTCGTCTTGATCGCGGTGGCCCCGAGATGCTGGCCGACCAGGTCGGCCCGCTGGGCCTCCACCACGTCGGCCTGGGCGAGCAGCCCCAGCGCGGCGAAGATGCGGCCGAGGATGCGGGCCACGGTGGTCTTGCCGGTGCCAGGCGGCCCGGCGAAGACGAAGTGCCGCATCTGAGGCGGGGTCGGCAGGCCCCGCTCCTGGCGCATCCTGGCCACCCTGAGCTGCGCGGTGATCGCGTGGACCTGTCTCTTGACCGGCTCCAGGCCGGCCATCCGGTCGAGGTCGGCGAGCGCCTCCTCCAACGTGGGCGTGGCCTGGTAGGCGTGGAAGCGGACGGTGAGCTCGCCGAAGGCCTTGACGACGTCCTGCGCGGAGGTGGTCACCAGGTCCTCGGTGGTGGGTGAGCCGCCCGCGCCCACCACCCGCACATCCCGGGCCTGGGCCGCGGCCTCCACAAGGCTGCGTACGAACCGGGCGTTGCCCAGCTCGTCCACGATGGCGCGCCGGTGCACATCCTCGAACCGCGCGAGCAGCGCGGGTCCGGCGTCCCCGGCCATCCGGTCACCGCGCCGTCGCTGCAGCAGCTCGGTGATCTGGAGCAGCTCCTCCGGCGCGTAGCTGGGGAAACGGACCCGGCTGGCGAACCGGCTGGACAGGCCGGGATTGGAGGACAGGAAGGCGGACATCTCCTTCTCGTATCCCGCCAGGATGATGATCAGGCGGTTGCGGTCGTCCTCGGCCCGCTTGAGCAGCGTCTGCACGGCCTCGGACCCGAACCGGTCGGGCTGGCCGTCGCCGGAGTTGATCAGGCTGTAGGCCTCGTCGATGAACAGCACCCCGCCGAGCGCCCGGTCGATCAGCTCGTTCGTCTTGATCGCGGTGGCCCCGAGATACTCCCCCACGAGGTCGGCACGCTGGGCCTCCACCACGTACGGCGTCTCCAGCAGGCCGAACGCGTAGAAGATCTTCGCGACGGTCCTGGCCACGCTGGTCTTGCCGGTGCCCGGAGGGCCGACGAACACGAAGTGCCGCATCGGCGGCTCTGTGGAGTATCCGGCCTCCTTACGGAGCCGCGAGGCCTCGATCGAGGCGGCGATGGAACGCACCTGCTCCTTCACCGGAGCAAGGCCGATCATGCTGTCGAGCTCGCCGAGGGCCTCCTCCACCGAGATCGGGGGCGGCCCGGCCCGCTCGCCGGTCGCGGCGACCGGCTGCCCGCCCTCGCGGACCCGCAGCCGGGCCGGCTGTCCCTCTCCCGCCAGCGCGGCCCTGACCTGGCGGGCCTGGACGAACCGGTAGACCAGCACCGCGGCGGCCACTCCGTACGCGGCCCACAGGACGCCGCCGGGCCACAGCGAGGCGAGCACGAGAGCCACCAGGGCGGCCGGAGCCAGCGCCATGAGCGTGGTCAGCCATGGAGGGACCCAGCGGATGAGGTGGGCGATCCCGGCCACCGGGAGGGCGAGGAACATCAGCCCCGCCGGAGGGACGGGCTGTGCGCCGTACAGGCTCTGGAAGATCAGCAGGAGCAGCGGCCAGGCCGCCACCACCACCAGGGTCGCGGCGGCGCGGGGGAAGCGGAGCGTCAGGGCCATGAAGGCGAGCAGCGTGAGCGCGCCGAAGAACGCGGTGAACGGCGACCAGCCCATGCCCAGCGCCAGACCGACCGCGCCGATCAGCAGCACGACATGGATCAGCCTGCGCAGGAACGCTGAGAGCTGGAAATAACGCAGCCTGACGTGTTCGAACGCATCCCGTGCCGCCGCGCGCCCCGCCGGCCGGGCCCTGTCGGGCTCCCGCATCACGCCTCCCCGGTCCGACCCCGGTTATACCGCACCGGGAAGACGTTTGCGCGTGCCTGGGCGACGCGCCACGCCGCCGTACGACACGATCAGATAAACGGATGAGACCGGATGAACCCTACGATCCGAGCATCACATTCCGGCGACGTGTCCCATCACGGGAAACGCTCCGCTCCCACCGGGGCACTCGGCACGGCGTTCCGACCGGCCGGAGCGGGCTCGCCCGTCACCGCCGGCCACTGCGGCGCCGGGTATCGGGCAGGGGAATGTCACCGGCTGGAAAGAGGGAGCACGGACCTCTCAGCCGGGGCGCGGGCGGCCCTGGTGGCGGCCGGGATACTCGCCGACCATGACGTGCTTGGGGGTGACCCGGAGCACGGCGGCCTCGGTGTCGCCGACGGCGATGCCCCGCACCTCGGCCCAGAACCGGCGGTCCAGCGGATCCGCGACGAACACCGCCACTCTGGGGTCGCGCTCGGCGGCCTCCCACGCGTCGTTGCCGGCGATCAGGCGGAGTTCGCCGTCCGGACCGACCGAGCTGACCGAGCCGACGGCCAGCGCTCGCGGCCCGGTGGGGTCGGCGTAGGCGAGCACCACCTCGCGGGCGTGGGTGAAGGCCTGCCTCACCTCCCCGCTGAGCCCCACCGGGGGCCTGATGTCACCGGGCAGACGGCAACCACCGCTCTCACCCATGATCAGGGATGCCCGCCACGGCCCCGGCACCCCTCGCCACCACGCCCACGCCGACCTCGCGGCGAAGACCGCCACCAGCACGGCCAGCATCCCGATCCCGGTCAGCAGGGACCAGTCGCCCATCACTCCGGGAAATCCCAGCGCAGGTAAGGCCGCCGCCACGCCGAGTGCCAGGGAGGCGGCTACCAGCAAGGCCAGTGCCACCTTGAGCCAGCGGTCCATGGCGAGCACCTGGTGCAGGCAGGGGGCAAGCCCGCCGCGGGCGCGCACCCAGCCGAGCGCGAGCGGGACGGCAGGCGCGGCGAAGGCCCACCCCGGCTCGTCCAGGATGACGGTCACCCCCGCGATCAGGGCCAGTGCCGACCATGCCCGGCCCGCCACCAGCCAGAGGGTCACGTCGATGTCCCGGCGGGCCGTACGGTCCTTGTGGACCGCGGTGAACTCGGCCAGCGCCCTGACCGGCCGTCCCCGCCATGCCTCGACCAGCACGCGTAGGACGATCACGACCGCGCCGTTGAAGATGACCAGCGCGGCGAGGGCCGTCCATACGCCGCCCACCGGTTCCGGCGCCGGGCCGAAGGTGGGCAGAGGAGCCGCCCGGGGCAGGGTGGCGACCGCCGCGACGTAGGCGGCGACGGCGATCAGGGCGATCGAGACGGACATGCCGAGCCACGGATCACGGGAGAGCATGCCGGGAACGTAGGACCAGAGCCTGACCCGGTGGGCCTGCCGGAGGGTGATCACCATGACGGCGGCCATCATCGCCCCGCCGCCGATCCTGGCCTCGGCGGCCGTGCCGGCCCCGAGGGCCACGGCGACGACCGCGATGAGCGACACGGCCAGAAGGACACGGACCTGACGGGACCACACCTCCATGGCCCGCCTGGCCCTGCCGGTCTCGTGAGGGTCGACCGGCCAGGCGGGGTCGTGGTGGCCGCGGGGACGTTCCCATCGCAGGAAGGTCAGGCCGAGGTTGATCCTGGCGCCCGGATGGTCGTCCGGATGGCGCAGCGCATTGCGGTAGGCGGCCTCGGCACGGCGGTACTCGCCGCGCAGCAGTGCGAGATCACCGATGAGGACGTGCGGATCGGGCTCCTCGGGCGCGTAGCGGACGGCCCTGGTCGCCTGGGCCCATGACTCCCGCCAACGCCCCGGCACCCGGCGGAGAGCCGCGCCGAGGCGGAGCCGCGCGGCCCAGGAACCAGGGGCCAGCCGTACGGCCTCCTCGGCGGCGGCCACGGCCTCCGCGTCGCGGCCGAGCCGTTCGAAGGCGAGGCTGGCGAGGCGGTATCCCCAGTCGGTCCCGGATCCGGCCTGTGGATCACGGTCCACCGCCTGGCGGGCGGCTTCCAACGCGCTCTCCGGCCGGCCGCGGCCCAGCCAGGCGGCGGCCACAGCACACCATTCGCGGGGATTATCGGGGTCCAGCGGGGACGGGACCTGAGCGGAGTCCTGCCCGCCGGGACCACTCACCACGATGACTCATGGACCTTGCGCTGACTCCCCACGACCGCAATGGTCCGTGCGAGATCGCTGTTTGCCTAGATGGCGGATATATGCCTGTATCTCTCTAGAGAGGTCGCCCCTGAGGCATGCCGCGAGCATCCGTGCTGGTGAATCATCCGATGCCGTCTCGCGCAGTGCCCCACTTCGCCTAAGCTGCGACACATGTCCGTCCAGGCTGGTAACTCCTGAGCCGCCCATGACCACTATGGGGATCGTGGGCGGCGCGACGCGCGGCGGAAGCGATCCGCAGACGCGTGGGGCCGGCCGCTGGTCGGTTCTGATGCTCCTGTGCTTCAGCCTGCTGCTGATCGCGGTGGACGCCACCGTGCTGCACATCGCGGTCCCCGCGCTGACCGCCGCGCTCGAACCGAGTTCGGTCGAACTGCTGTGGATCATCGACACCTACTCCCTCGTGGTGGCGCCGCTGCTCCTGACCTTCGGCACGCTCGGCGACCGTTACGGACGGAAACGCCTGGTGCTCGCCGGGTACCTGGTGTTCGGTGCCGCCTCCGCGGCGGCCGCGTTCGCCCCGACCCCGCTCGCCCTGATCACCGCCCGGGCGCTCCTCGGTGTCGGCGGTGCGATGATCATGCCTGCCACGCTCTCCATCATCCGGCAGGTCTTCACCGACCGGCGGGAGCGCGCGATCGCGCTGGGCGTGTGGAGCGCGGTCGCGGCGGCCGGAGCCGCCGTCGGGCCACTCATCGGCGGCCTGCTCGTGGAGCACTTCTGGTGGGGCGCCGTCTTTCTGATCAATGTGCCGATCCTGCTGGTGCTGCTGCCCACCGCGGTCAAGATTCTGCCCGAGTCGCGCCCGCGCATCTCGCAGCCCTGGGACGCGCCCAGCGCGCTGCTGTCCGTGCTCGGCATCCTCACCCTGGCCTTCGGCCTGAAAGAGGCGGGATCCGGCCACCCGGGCGGGGTGGTGGCGTTCCTGTGCGGGGCCGGGCTGCTGGTCTGGTTCGTGCGCAGGCAGCGGCGGCTGCCCTTCCCCCTACTCGACCTCGGCCTGTTCGGGCAGCGGGCGTTCTCCGTCGGGGTGGCCGCGGTGATGTTGACGGTCTTCGCGCTGGTCGGGCTGGAGCTGATGCTCGCCCAGTACATGCAGCTCGTGCTGGGCGACAGCCCGCTCGCGGCCGCGGTCCGCATGCTGCCACTGATGATCGCCTCCGTCGCGGGCGGGCTCGCCGGGGCACGGCTGCTGGGCTGGGTCGGGCTGCGTGCCACCATGAGCGGCGGGCTCGCGCTGACCACCCTGTCCCTGCTTCCCCCCTTGGGCTGGGGCACCGAGCCGCATCCCCTGGTGCTCGCGCTCTGCTTCGTCGGCATCGGCTTCGGCATCCAGGTCACCCTGCTGGCGGCCTCCGACACGATCATGTCCTCTGCCCCGGAGTCGCGGGCGGGTTGCGCCGCCGCGATCGAGGAGACCGCCTATGAGCTCGGGGCCGGGCTCGGAGTAGCGGTCCTCGGCACGGTCACCACCGTCGTCTACGCGCCCTCGCTGAGCTCCGTGCCCGGCGTGTCCCCGGATCTGATGGACGTGGCCCGCCAGTCGCTCGCCGCCGCCGCACACGCGGCACAGGAGCTCGGAGGCGCCACCGGGACGGCGCTGCTCGGAGCCGCCCGCGTCGCGTTCGTCTCCGGTCTCCACTCCACGATCATCGTGAGCGTGCTCCTGCTGAGCGCGACGACCATGGCGGTGGCACTCCTGATCCCCCGCCGGTTGGCCGATCGGAACGACACCGGCTGACGGGTTTGGGCGGCCTCTACTCGGTCAGCTATGGGCAAGAACGGGGAATCTGACCAGAATGAGGAACCGTGCGACAGACCCTTAACGATCTTGCCGCCCTTGCCGCCAGGCTCGGGGTGGGTGGAATCTTCTTCGCCAACGGCTGGCACAAACTGGAAGCGGGACTGACCGCCACCGGTGACCAGTTCGCGACCTTGGGCGCCCCGGCCCCTGGAGCCTGGGCCGCCACCACGATGCTGATGGAACTCATCGGCGGAGCCCTGCTCGTGGCGGGACTCGCCGTACCGGCCTGCGGGCTGCTGCTGTTCGCCGAGGCCGTCGCCGTGTCCGTCGTGGCCAGCGGTGAGCAGGGCCTCCCACTGACCGGTGGCGACGTCAACCTGATCGTGGCGCTGGGCGCGGCCTCCATCCTCCTGGCGGTCGGCGGTGCGGGCCGCCTGTCGGTCGATCACATGGTGGTGATCAAGCGGCGTGAGGCCGAGGCCGCCGAGGACTTCGCCGCCGAGACCGAGGCCGACGACGTCATCGCCGCGCTGCGCGAGCCCGAGGTCGTCGATCCCGTCCAGAAGCGACCGGTCCAGGCCGAGAAGCCGGCCCGACGGGGAAGCACGGCACAAGCCCCCGGAACGGACGAGACTCCTCCGGCCGGGAAACCGGCCACGGACAGTCGCGCGGAGAGCTCTGAGACCGGAAAAGACACCGCGGAGTTCCCTGCCGTCCAGCCCCGGGCCCGCCGCCGGAGTGCGGCGAGCGGGTCTGGAGCCACTTCACGGCCGGGGAAGGACGCCGACGCCCTGGTGGCCGGGCGGAAAGAGGAAACGGCCGAAAACTGAACAGGCGGGCTGCGGGAGGCCGCGAGATTGTCAATCGAGGTGGTCACGGACGATCTGGGCCGGCTCGCGACACGAGCCGGCCGACCTGTGATCGGCGTGGCGTGCCCGGCCGACGTGCGCGCTCTGGCCGATGAGCACGGAGGGCTCATCGGACGACGCGTAGCCAGATGTTCGTCGCTCGCGGCGCGTGAGTCAGGCTGATGCGTTCGAGTTTGACATCGGTGCCGCCCGGGCGGTCGAACAGCCGGACGCCGTCGCCGAGCAAGACGGGCGCGACGCACACGAGGATCTCGTCGAGCACCCCCGCGTCGACGCACTGCCGGGCGGTGTCGGCGCCGAGGACGTTGACGTACTTGTCCCCTGCGGCGGCCTTGGCCGCGGCAACGCCGCTGTCGAGGTCACCGACGAAGGTGACCCCCGGCACCGGGGTGGCCGGGGCGTGGTGGGTGAGCACGAACTGCGGTCCGCTCCACCCCCCGCCGAACGGCTTGCCTTCCTTGGCCGTGCCCTTGTGCGGATCGTCGCCGCGGAAGGTCCGGTTGCCGACGAGAAGCGCGCCGATCTTGCCGATCACCTCGTCCACCGTCGGATTGGGCCCGAGGTGCTCGGTCAACCAGGACATGTCCCCACCTGTGCCCGCGATGAAGCCGTCCAGCGACATGGTGACCGAATACAGGACCTTACCCATGATCTACCTCCGTCGAGATCGATGTGATTGACCCCTGTTGAGACGGTGGACCGCGCGAAAACTCATCGGTGCGTCACCGGCAACGTCGCGGGCAGGGCGAATGCCGGGAACAGAGCGGGGTCGTGAAAGGCGGTGATCTCCACGATGTGGCCGTCCTCGATCCGCAGCACGGCGATCGCGAAGGCGCGGTAGACGGAGTCGTCGAGGCCTCGGACGTAGGAGGCCACCGACGGCTGCCGGTTGGCCCGGGCGGGCACCATCCGAAACCGGCCGACATAGTCCGGTGAACCGGCGTCCCAGCTCGCCGCGAGCGAGGCCACGACCGCGTCGCGCCCCTGGAACCACATCGGGTAGGGCGGCATCGTCGCCCGGACCTCCTGGGCCAGCAGGTCGGCTACCGCGGCGAGGTCGGCGCGTTCCACCGCATCCATGTATCGCCGCAGCACGACCCGCTCCTGCTCGGTGGGTTCCGCCGACGGCGCCCATTCCAGACGACGCTCGGGCAGGTGTTCCCTCAGCGTTGCCCGGGCGCGCTGCAACGCGCTGTTCACCGATGCCACGCTGCCCTCCAGCAGCGCCGCGGTCTGCTTGGCCGGCCAGCCGAGCACGTCACGCAGGATCAGCACCGCCCGCTGCCGGGGCGGCAGACACTGGATCGCGGCCAGGAACGCCAGCTCGATCGTCTCTCTGGCGACCACCGCGGCGTCCGGCTCGGCTTCGCTCGGCCCGACCGGCTCCCACAGCCGATCCGGGAACGGCTGCAGCCATGTGGCGTCGGTACGGGGCGACATCCCGACGCTCGGATCCGACGGTGCGGCCAGGTGGTGCGGGAGTAGCCGGCGCGCCCGGCCGTCGAGGGCGTCAAGGCACGCGTTCGTCGCGATCCGGTACAGCCAGGCCCGCAACGTCGAGCGCCCCTCAAACCCACCGAGGTTCTTCCAGGCGCGCAGGAACGTCTCCTGCACCAGATCCTCCGACTCGTCGAACGAGCCCAGCATCCGGTAGCAGTGCACCCGTAACTCCCCCCGATACCGCTCGACCAACGCCGCGAACGCGGACTCGTCACCCGCCCGCGCAGCGGCCACGACCACCTCGTCGTCACCCGCGCTCAACAACCGCCCTCCGCTCCTGTCTCGACCACCGGTCGGCCTCTTGACGAGAACGCTACGACAGATCGTGAGGTCCGCGGGCGGCGGTATAGCCGGCCCGGCCCGAGACGAGGCAGCAACACGATCAGATTGCGAAATATGACTGCCGCATTAGGGACTGATAAATAACCAGCAAGAGAACAGATATGACAACTTTCTAACACTAACGACATTCTTCGGGCAGGTTGAATTCCCACACGCGCCCATCTGACCTTAGGGAGTTTCACTCCGACGCCCCGCCACCCACACGGGTGTCGCCTGTTGATGATCTTGAACTTCTGTTAACCATCACATTCTGGTCACTCACTCGCTTCTGGGTACGGAATTCACTGGTGAGGACATTCGACGGAGAGAGACTCGCTCAACGGGCATCATAGTCACATATGGGCGCTATCAGGAGTTGAGCGGTGATTTCTATAATCACGATACTAATTCGGCTCACCGGTCATTCACCGGCCAGATTTCGATCGAAACGTGAAGAATTGAGACAAGAGTGGTACAGCAATCAAAAGTCCTCCTGGGTAGCCGACTGCTTGCTGTCGCAGTCGCGATGGCAGCCGCCCAAGCCGGCGCCCTGGCCGGCGCGACATCCGCACTGGCCCAGCCAGCCGACACCGTAACGACGGTTTACGCCTGCGTGAAGGCCTACGGGCCCTCCCAGGGAAGGCCCCGCATTCTCGGCACCGGGGTCGCTGTCTGCTATATCGATGAAACGCTGATCTTGTGGAACATCGAAGGCCCCGAGGGCCAAACCGGTCCGCGAGGGCTTCAGGGGTCCATCGGCCCGCAGGGCCCCAAGGGTGACACCGGACCTCAGGGCCCGCAAGGGTGACACCGGACCTCAGGGCCCCAAGGGTGACACCGGCCCGCAGGGATCCCGAGGTGATACCGGACCCCAAGGACCGCCGGGACGCCAGGGTCTGCAGGGCGCCGAAGGCCCGCTCGGCCACACCGGCCCGCAGGGGTCCCGAGGTGATACCGGACCCCAAGGACCGCCGGGAGCCCAGGGGCTGCAGGGCGCCGAAGGCCCGCGCGGCACCAAGGGCGACACCGGCGATACCGGACCCCAGGGACCGCAGGGCGCCGCCGGGCCCCAAGGGCCCAAGGGCGACACCGGCGACACCGGCCCGCAAGGCCCGCAAGGTGACACTGGACCGCAGGGCCCCCGGGGGACGGCAGGCGTCGTCGTGGCTCCTCAGGATGTCAATGAGACCATCACCATCGGCGGTGCCGCCACCGAGACAGCCAGCGCCATATGCCCGATCAACACCACGTTGATCAATGGCGGATACGAGAACCCGGACAGTTTGCTCATCACCGCCAACCTTGCCAACCTGCCCGGCAACTCCTGGGCTGTGACAGCAAAGAACCTCGGCCCTCTGCCTTCACAGATCACCTCTCACGCCACCTGCTGGCCGCTGAGCTGATCTGAGTTTCAAACCGTCCGTGGCCCGGTGCGATCATCCGCGCCGGGCCCACGGCGCGTGCTCCATAAACGGCCTGGCTCCTTCCCATCCGGAGACGCTTTCTGACAGGCGAGTGACGATCTAAGCGGGTGTCGTCTCCCGCGCACCCTGCTAGGCGGGGATCCCGGTCCGGTCGACGATCGCGTTTACGCCCTCCGCTCGAGCGCAGTGGGCACAGCAGAACCAGCGCCGATCAGTCTGAACGCCGTGCCCGACGATACGGACTCCGCAGTGCTCGCATATCGGCGCCATCTGCTGGATCGCACATTCGAAGCTGTCGAAGATGTGCACGGCTCCTTGAGTGTGCACCTCGAAGCTCATGTCGTAGTCGTTGCCACAAACTTCACATTGCGCCACGTTTCCCCCAAATTTTACGGCGACCTGAGGTGGATCCGCCTAGATCGGATCTGCCTTCCTCCTGACCCTCACGGGATCGGGATTCCCTGTGCCTCCGACACCCCGCCTTGCGGAACTCGCACGGCGGTGCGGGGCGGTTGACGCTTCACCGTCCCTCTGATCGCTGAAGCTTTCCACGCCCAGAGACGGCAGGTCCTGCCATCTTGACGTTTTTCACCACGTTCACATCAGCATGCCCGCAATAAGCAGATGAGATGCAGGCGAAAGCCACCCGGCTCACGGGACCTCTCACCGACCACCATTACGCCGAAGACGTCCGAGAGGTGGACTCCGGCCAGCACGGAGAACGCCCTCGCCGCGGACGGTTTCCGTGGTGAGCTGGGGAGTTCGGCACGCTGTCGCCCGCCGTACGGCCGACTCACCCTTGTGGACCACTCCCTGACCGCCCACGCCCAGCCGCCCTGCCAGCCAGTGGTGGCCCAGGCACTGGGCGGATCCCCGTCGACCAGTCCGGGGCTCATCCCGGTCTCCGTCCACCGGCTCATTGAACGTGCCGGTGGACAACATGGTTCGCCCGATGTCACAGACTCGGAAGATGTCTCGTCCTCCTTTTGTGAACGGCGATGAAGAACTCGCGGCCGAGTTCGGGGCCATCAGGCCACGGCTGGTGGGCGTGGCCTACGGCCTGCTCGGCAGCCTCGACGAGGCCGAGGACGTGGTTCAGGACGCCTGGCTCCGGCTGGGCCGGGCGGATCGCGAGCAGATCCAGGACATCACCGGCTGGCTGGTGGTGACAGTGTCCAGGCTCGCGCTGGATGTGCTGCGCTCGGCGCGTGTGCGCCGGGAGGAGTACGTCGGGCCGTGGCTGCCCGAACCGGTGGTGACCGGAGCCGATCCGGCGGACAGGGTGACGCTGGCCGAGTCGATGAGCATGGCGATGCTGGTGGTGCTGGAGTCGCTCAGCCCGGCCGAGCGCACCGCGTTCGTGCTGCACGACGTGTTCGGGCTTCCGTTCGAGGAGGTGGCCCAGGCGGTCGGGCGCTCCCCTGCGGCCTGCCGCCAGCTCGCCGCCCGTGCCCGTAGGCACGTCGCGAGCCGGGCGCCCCGCTTCGAGGTGGACGCGACCGAGCATCGCAGGGTGGTCGAGGCGTTCGCCCGTGCCAGCACGGGTGATGACATCGACGCCCTGGTGGCGCTGCTCGACCCGGACGTGGTGCTCCGCAGTGACGGCGGCGGCGTGGTCAGCGCGGCCAGACGGCCGATCCACGGTGCCGAGAAGGTGGCCCGCTTCCTGATCAGGGTGGCCGGGCGGCTCAGCGTCCGCAGCCGGTTCGCTCCGGCCACGGTCAACGGCTGGCCGGGACTCCTGCGGTTCCGAAACGGCGAGCTGAGTGGCGTCTTCGGACTGACCGTGGCCGACGGCCGGGTCACGGAGATCTTCATCGTGATGAACCCGGAGAAACTAAGGAGTGTTCGATGAAGGCACGGATGAACGTCAGGGAATTCGCCCCCGAGGGCTACAAGGCCATGCTCGGCCTGGAGAAGTACCTGGCCACGTGCGGGCTGCCGCACGCCACGCTGGGGTTGGTGAAGCTGCGGGCCAGCCAGATCAACGGCTGCGGCTTCTGCGTGGACATGCACAGCCACGACGCCAAGAAGGCGGGCGAGAGCGACGAGCGGCTGTTCTCGGTGGCCGCCTGGCGGGAGGCCCCCTACTACACCGACGCCGAGCGGGCCGCACTGGCCCTGGCGGAGGAGGCCACCCGGCTCAGCGACCGCGGGGAGACGGTGCCTGACGACGTGTGGGACGAGGCCGCCCGGCACTACGCGCCGGAGGAACTGGCCGCATTGGTGATCGCGATCGCGGCGATCAACGCCTGGAACCGGATCTCCGTCACCACGCGTACGGTCGCGGGTTCCTTGCGTAACCAAACCGGTTGATCCACGCTGGGCCGCAGGGCTAGGTTGGCTCGTACGGGCATCCGCGCGAGCCGGCCGGCCGCGCGTGTCCGGCGACGTGGATCGTGGTGGACCTGAGGGACAGTGAGCACAAGAGAGGGCACGTACACGTATATGCGACGCATCAGGATCATCCGGCCGCAGCGCCGGCTCCGTCCCGCCCGCATGGCCGGCCTGGACCTGCGGACACCATCGGGCCGCCGCCTCCCCTACTGAGCGGATCTTTACAGCGGTTTTACGCGGCGATCTGTAGATATCTCGCATAACAGATTCGTCACGCCGGGGGGCTCAATGAGGAGATTCGCAGTCGTTCCGCCATACGTCGCGCGACTCAAGATCAGAGATATCCGTTCCGCGCCCCGCAGAAAGACCTCCGCGGATGCCAAGGTCGTCGACCTGCGCGCGTACACAGGGCGGAACATCCTACGGTTCCCGCTCACCAGCGGTCCCACCCCCGCCGCCTGACCCCGGCCCTCGAAAGACCTGCCCCGCGCGGGTCTTTCCCCATTTCCGAGCCTGATTGAATGTCGTTCCATGAGCGATCTATCCGCGACGGAACGGCCCCGGCACCGGCGCCTCCGAGAGAACGGCCGGACTGACAGGACCGCTCTGTACGAAGTGCTGCGCGCCGGGTTCGTCTGCCATCTCGGCGTGGTCGACGGTGGGGTGCCGATGGTGGTTCCCACGGTCTACGGCTTCGACGCCGACCACCTCTACGTCCACGGCTCGGTCGCCAGCCGGAGTCTGACCACGGAAGAGCCGTCCGACGACCCGGCCGCGGATGCCATCGGCTCCGGGAGTGTCGGACAAGGTCCCGGAACGGCTGGGGACACGGTCTGCGTGACGGTCACCCATCTGGACGGCCTGGTCCTGGCCCGGTCGGTCTTCGAGCACGGTGTCAACTACCGCTCCGCCATGGTGTACGGCGTGCCACGGAAACTTGAGGGCGAGGAGAAACTGGCCGCCCTGCGGATCCTCACCGAGCACGCCGCCCCGGGCCAGTGGGACTACGCC
Above is a genomic segment from Streptosporangium album containing:
- the sigJ gene encoding RNA polymerase sigma factor SigJ; the encoded protein is MNGDEELAAEFGAIRPRLVGVAYGLLGSLDEAEDVVQDAWLRLGRADREQIQDITGWLVVTVSRLALDVLRSARVRREEYVGPWLPEPVVTGADPADRVTLAESMSMAMLVVLESLSPAERTAFVLHDVFGLPFEEVAQAVGRSPAACRQLAARARRHVASRAPRFEVDATEHRRVVEAFARASTGDDIDALVALLDPDVVLRSDGGGVVSAARRPIHGAEKVARFLIRVAGRLSVRSRFAPATVNGWPGLLRFRNGELSGVFGLTVADGRVTEIFIVMNPEKLRSVR
- a CDS encoding sigma-70 family RNA polymerase sigma factor, producing the protein MSAGDDEVVVAAARAGDESAFAALVERYRGELRVHCYRMLGSFDESEDLVQETFLRAWKNLGGFEGRSTLRAWLYRIATNACLDALDGRARRLLPHHLAAPSDPSVGMSPRTDATWLQPFPDRLWEPVGPSEAEPDAAVVARETIELAFLAAIQCLPPRQRAVLILRDVLGWPAKQTAALLEGSVASVNSALQRARATLREHLPERRLEWAPSAEPTEQERVVLRRYMDAVERADLAAVADLLAQEVRATMPPYPMWFQGRDAVVASLAASWDAGSPDYVGRFRMVPARANRQPSVASYVRGLDDSVYRAFAIAVLRIEDGHIVEITAFHDPALFPAFALPATLPVTHR
- a CDS encoding pyridoxamine 5'-phosphate oxidase family protein, which gives rise to MSDLSATERPRHRRLRENGRTDRTALYEVLRAGFVCHLGVVDGGVPMVVPTVYGFDADHLYVHGSVASRSLTTEEPSDDPAADAIGSGSVGQGPGTAGDTVCVTVTHLDGLVLARSVFEHGVNYRSAMVYGVPRKLEGEEKLAALRILTEHAAPGQWDYARRPSRKELAATTILAISLAEASVKVSSGPPGDGDGPDAELGLWAGVLPLATTWLAPAADPLLPEGIAPPDHIDGRAGTRLS
- a CDS encoding carboxymuconolactone decarboxylase family protein; the encoded protein is MKARMNVREFAPEGYKAMLGLEKYLATCGLPHATLGLVKLRASQINGCGFCVDMHSHDAKKAGESDERLFSVAAWREAPYYTDAERAALALAEEATRLSDRGETVPDDVWDEAARHYAPEELAALVIAIAAINAWNRISVTTRTVAGSLRNQTG